The proteins below come from a single Bactrocera dorsalis isolate Fly_Bdor chromosome 5, ASM2337382v1, whole genome shotgun sequence genomic window:
- the LOC125778829 gene encoding uncharacterized protein LOC125778829, whose protein sequence is MAVNNFVTLRSADANVYLIGKCEKNILGSKLPSKLQVLKCFFYYVRCEKKTIKESAKLASKEILPFWERARIPTLNKRTCDDKLVKLYDEWRTVQKFCTSSFPSSRKKENDFNDNLNNLFDIAHADALEMIAIPEDRDFLIKQREPGRVGSMISIDQCLANKEKRKAQRLEEENRRRAKYQRLESTQELSVDYDVSDESKCESEKSVEQLRIVSNTNELKKKRGKKSFIDDRMLACMDAGNMSTPLAIHFIIATAKALGHNIEDLVINCTSLRKQRKEYRRRHGTEIIENFKIPDTFVLHWDGKLLPAMTGKEKVERLAIVLTADNIEKLISIPIIECGTGEAIAQSIYNYLEKMNMINSVEMVCFDTTATNTGKRNGAGMLLEQKLKRSLLWLPCRHHIAEIILRAVFEIYFGKSCGPEVAIFERFSREWNTFNLKDFSIGIMDEEVRRAISAEECEANKEFCIKNIAKDHIRHDYKELLQLMFIFLGGSIPNFSFRAPGATSHARFMSKAIYALKMFALQKQFKMSSSHLNGFRNVCIFLVRLYIPYWFRTTNAVEAPNLDLQLIKNIAGYYDPKISLALLDKMKNHLWYLSEEAVGLAFFDSNVDLNVKRKMVEALALEKEFESNDDNGVYLRKNVNASIEEMKAFISKDLSCFVTQRTRNIFSRLEIDVKFFNLDPSNWCENAEYLKGVQILKNVTAVNDSAERKVKLITDFNRSLTHSEEDKQYLLHIVENYRQKFPSYTKTSLL, encoded by the exons ATGgctgtaaataattttgttacacTTAGATCTGCTGACGCAAATGTATATTTGataggaaaatgtgaaaaaaatatacttggAAGCAAGTTACCGTCAAAACTACAAGtgctgaaatgttttttttactatgtgcggtgtgaaaagaaaacaattaagGAAAGTGCTAAATTGGCTTCGAAGGAAATATTGCCTTTTTGGGAAAGAGCACGTATTCCAACGTTAAACAAAAGAACTTGTGACgataaattagtgaaattatatGATGAGTGGAGAACTGTACAGAAATTTTGTACATCTTCGTTTCCTAGTTCTCGTAAAAAGGAAAAtgatttcaatgataatttgaacaatttattcgataTTGCACATGCTGATGCTTTAGAAATGATAGCTATTCCTGAGGACCGagactttttaattaaacaaagagAACCGGGTCGTGTTGGGAGCATGATTTCTATAGATCAATGTCtcgcaaataaagaaaaacggaAGGCGCAAAGGTTAGAAGAAGAAAATCGACGCAGAGCAAAGTATCAAAGATTGGAAAGCACTCAag agttGAGTGTAGACTATGATGTAAGTGACGAAAGTAAATGTGAGTCTGAAAAATCTGTAGAACAGTTGAGGATCGTATCAAACACCAACGAGCTGAAaaaaaaacgtggtaaaaaaaGCTTCATAGATGATAGAATGCTTGCTTGCATGGATGCTGGCAATATGTCAACCCCACTCgcaattcattttattattgcaacagCTAAAGCTTTGGGTCACAATATTGAAGATCTGGTTATTAATTGTACAAGTTTGAGAAAACAGCGCAAGGAATATCGTCGGCGTCATGGTACAGAAATTATTGAGAATTTCAAG atcccTGATACATTTGTGTTACACTGGGACGGTAAACTACTTCCTGCAATGACTGGAAAGGAAAAAGTAGAACGCCTAGCTATTGTTTTAACGGCagataatatagaaaaattaatttccatccCAATTATTGAATGTGGAACTGGTGAAGCAATCGCCCAGTCCATATATAATTACTTAGAAAAAATGAATATGATAAATTCGGTGGAAATGGTATGCTTTGACACGACAGCTACAAACACTGGTAAACGTAACGGGGCTGGAATGTTGCTGGAACAAAAATTGAAACGTAGCTTGTTGTGGTTGCCATGCAGGCATCATATTGCAGAAATCATACTACGAGctgtatttgaaatatattttggaaaatctTGTGGCCCGGAAGTTGCCATATTTGAACGTTTTTCGCGGGAATGgaacactttcaatttaaaagatttttcaatTGGTATCATGGATGAAGAAGTGCGACGTGCTATAAGTGCAGAGGAATGTGAAGCCAATAAAGAATTTTGCatcaaaaatatagcaaaagaCCACATTCGCCATGATTACAAAGAGCTATTGCAACTCATGTTTATTTTCTTAGGTGGCAGCATCCCGAACTTTTCCTTTCGTGCACCTGGCGCGACGTCACATGCCAGGTTTATGTCAAAAGCGATATATGccttaaaaatgtttgctttgcaaaaacaatttaaaatgtctTCCAGCCATTTGAATGGATTCCGCAATGTGTGTATTTTCCTGGTGCGTCTTTATATTCCGTATTGGTTTCGAACTACTAATGCAGTCGAAGCACCAAATTTGGATTTGCAGCTGATAAAAAACATTGCCGGTTATTACGACCCAAAAATATCTCTAGCCTTATTAGATAAAATGAAAAACCACTTATGGTATCTGTCCGAGGAAGCCGTTGGTCTCGCCTTTTTCGATTCTAATGTGGACTTAAATGTGAAAAGAAAGATGGTTGAAGCACTAGCATTAGAAAAAGAGTTTGAAAGCAATGACGACAATGGCGTTTATCTTCGTAAAAATGTAAATGCCAgcattgaagaaatgaaagcatTCATAAGTAAAGATTTAAGTTGTTTTGTAACGCAAAGAACTAGAAATATCTTTTCACGATTGGAAATAGAcgtaaaatttttcaacttagaTCCCTCAAACTGGTGCGAAAATGCAGAATATTTAAAAGGTGTTCAAATTCTCAAAAACGTCACTGCTGTTAATGATTCTGCTGAGAGGAAAGTAAAACTAATAACAGATTTTAACCGGTCTTTAACTCATAGCGAAGAAGATAAACAATACTTGCTTCATATTGTCGAGAACTACAGGCAAAAGTTCCCTTCATATACTAAAACTTCGCTTTTGTAA